DNA from Desulfarculus baarsii DSM 2075:
GCCAACGTGCGCATGTCCAAGATCTCCGAGACGCTCACCCGCCTCGTGTTGGAGAGCGACCGCGTGGCCGTCGAGGAAGTCAGCATCACCGACCTGCACAAGATTCCCGCCATCATCGATGCGTTCATGGAAACCATCGAAGAGGTTGGCCCGAACCCCTACAAGGGCTTCTAGGATAGTTGAGGGGGCCCACGCTCGTGGGCCCCTTTTTTTATCCACTGAATGAATTTTGTTCATAGAGCGCGAGGTCTTAGATGGATTCAAACCTTGAGAACGTCGCTGCCGGTGCGCAGGGGACCCAGAGCAAGGATAAAGCGCCTGCCACTCGGGCCTATGAACCCGACTTCTGCAACGAGGTCTACGAGAAAGTAGATTGCGGTTCTGAAATCAAGCAGTGCATGCAGTGCGGAGTCTGCGGAGCCACTTGCCCGTTGCGGGATCAGATGGTTTATGGGCCGAGACAACTGTGGATGCTGATCCGGGCGGGTCGCCGGGAACAAGTGCTCAATTGCCCGGACATCATGCTATGCACCTCGTGCTACACCTGCAAGGTGCGTTGCCCGCGCGGCGTCAGGGTTATCGACGTCATGCACGGGCTGGCCAACTACGCCATCAAACAGGGCATCATGCCGCGCGAGGAGACCGTCAAGTTCGGCCGGGTGTTCTGGAAATCGATTTATAAAAAAGGCCGTGTCGACGAAACGGCGGTGGGGCAGGGTTACGCCTTGGCCGACGGCCTGGTCAAGGGCATCAAAAACGGCCTGGAAATGGCCCCCATGGGCCTGGCCATGGTTACCCACAAGCGCATGGGGCTGCTGCCGGTGCGGGCCATCAAGGGCATCAAGGACTTGCAGAAAATGCTGGACAAGGCCGCCCAAATGACCGGCGAGGAGGCGTAGCATGGACTATTTTCTTTATTCAGGCTGCTCCCTTGACGCCAGCGCCTCCCACTACATGATCAGCCTGGAGGCCGTGTGCAAGGCCCTGGGTGCCCATCTGAAGGATATCGAGGACTGGAACTGCTGCGGCGCCTCCATCGCCTATATCGGTGGCAACGAGATGCAGCAGATCGTGCTCAACGCGCGCAACCTGGCCCTGGCCGAAAAGCAGGGCGGCATGGATATCATCGCGCCGTGCTCGTCGTGCTACATCATGATGAACAAGTACAACCGCGAGCTCCAGGAAAACCCCGCGTTGCTGGCCAAGGTCAACGGCATCCTGGCCGAGGGCGGCCTGAGTTATTCGGGCGGCCTGAAGGTGCGGCATATCCTGGACGTGCTCTACAATGACATCGGCGTGGACAAGATCAAGGGCCAGTTGCGCAAGCCGCTGACCGGCGTCAAGGTGGCCTCGTACTATGGCTGCCAGACCACGCGGCCTTTCGGCGAGTACGACTCGATGGAGTCGCCCACGACCCAGGACGAGCTGCTGGCCGCTCTGGGCGCTGAGGTCGTGCCGTTCGACAAAAAGGTCAAGTGCTGTGGCTCGGGCCTGTTCCTCACCGAGATAGAACTGTGCGCGCGCCTGGCCGATGACATCATCGGCAACGCCAAGGACCATGGCGCGGAGGTGATCAGCACCGCCTGCCCGATGTGCCAGATGAACCTGGAGGTTTATCAGCCGCGCATCAGCAAGATCCTGGGCAAAGAGATCAAGATGCCCGTGGTGTTCATCACCCAGCTCATGGCCGTGGCCCTGGGGTTGGACCCCAAAAAAGATGCGGCCCTGGATCGCAATATAGTGGCGCCCGAAAGCGTGTTGCGCGCCGCCGCGGCCTGATTATCATTATAATAAGACGCGACGTCCGCGCCGGGGTGTGCGCCCCGGCGCGGGCCTTTGACGGGCTCAAGCTGAAGGGTGCATAATGAGCGAGGCAAAAGACAAAAGCATCTGCCCCCACTGCGGCGAGCAGATGAAGAAATGGGCCTCGCCGGTCACGGCGACGTGGGGCGGCGAGTTTCTGTGGATCTGCTTCAACGACAACTGCGGCTACTATCAGCGCGGCTGGGATCACACTTTCAAGAAAATCGGCGTCAAGGCCAGCTACCGGCACCGCTACGACCCCGAGACCGGCCAGGAAGGCCCCTTCCCGGTCAACTCTCCCGATGCGGGAAAAGACGGCATCATCGACGGTTGAGGCGCAACTTTCCCCAAACGGGCGGGGACAGGCGCCCTGCCCGGCACGAGAATCTATCATGGACTTGAGCAACATCGCCCGCAACGACCTTTGCCCCTGCGGCAGCGGCAAGAAATTCAAGAAGTGCCACATGGGCCGCGAAAATGAACTGCTGGACGACACCTTGAGTGTCGATCCGGCCCAACTGGCCATGAAAATCATCGCCTTGCCGGCTTGCGCGCACCCGCGGGCGGCCGAAATGGCGGCCTCGCTGGAGATCGTTTCGCCGGCGGGCAAGCAGCTCAAGGTCAAGCTGGTGGACTTGGCGGCCTATTGCGCCCTGACGCCATACGCCAAGCAAAACGGCGCGGAGCAGAACGACGGCGGCGTGGTGATCAATCCGCTCAAGACGAAACTGCTTGACCCCGGCTTTGTCTATCTGGCTCTGAGCCCCAAGGCCGGTGATTCGACCATTGTGCATGAGTTGGCCCATGTTATCGATATGGTTTGCGGTTCGTGTCTGCCCGCCGGCAAGGCCCAAGAGATGGCCGGCGAGATGAGCGTGCCCGTGGAGCTGTTGGAGCATCCCCAGGAGTTCGGCGACAAGCTGATCGAGCTGGCCGAACGTTTTGCCGTGAGCCTGGACGCCGAAGATGAGATCATCGCCATCCTGGCCCGGCGGCAACTACTGTTGCCCGCCCGCATGGTGGCCAAGGGCGATCACAAAGAGATCGTCGCCGCCGCCGAGAAGACGATGAGGTTCATGCAGAACAACCAGGCCGAGATCGACGCGCGCATCAGGGAACGCGAAGGCTACTTGGGCCCGCGCTGATAGAAGGTGGCGAGTCCGGGCGCATGACGTTCAACCGCGCGCCGCGCGACCTGATCCAGCCAAGACGATGAGGCGCTGATCGTGTTCATGGTCTTTCACGGCCGGCGTCATCGGTAAAATCACGGCTATAAGGTGGATACTGCCTCTGACTCGTTACGCGTCTTGCCAGGCCGCGTGATGGGCAAGCATGTTGGCGCTGAAAGCATTTGTGCGCGGGCAATAATTTGATTATGCTGAACATGGCTGGTTTGATCAATTTCTGTGCTGGCAGGCCCCGCCAGTGGAAAGTCAGTGAACGCCGATCGTAATGAGCATGCTTGCGTCTGATCATACGCGGTTGTTTCAGCGCCTGGCGAGGCTGTGGCAGCAACTATATCCTTATAAACATCGCATGATCCAGGCGATGTTCATTCCGCAATACTATAAACTTCAAGCCGGGTTGGACCAGGCGGTGACCGATGAGCAGGCCTGGCGACACTGGCTTCTTGCTGGGCATAAGCGCGAAATTGCGCTGAATCCGTTGTTTGATGCGGAGTATTACCGCCAAGTGTGGGCCGATAAAGAGCCACGCATAGCGAGTGAACCATCGGCGTTTATGCATTGGCTCAAGCACGGCCTCCAAGAGAGAATCATCCCGACGGTATTGTTTGACGAAAAGTTTTATTTGCATGCGTATCCCGATGTTGTGGCCTGCGGAATGTGGTCGTTTGAGCACTTCATACGTTTTGGCGTAAATGAGCGGCGGTGGCCAAATGGCCTGTTCAGCTCGGGCCGATACATGGAGAAAAACAACGACAATCTGAATGGCCTTGCCCCGTACTATCATTTTTTGATGTACGGCGACGATTGCGGTTTCAATGGCGATACGCACAATTTTGACCCGCGCGAATTTGGCATGCCATCGTGGCGTGATTTATATCGTTTAGCGGTGGATAAAAACAGAGAATTTTTCGACGATCGCATACAGTGTGGGGTCTTGGCGGAAGTGCTTGAACGGGCCGCGCGCATTGAGCCACTGATCAACAAGCCGGCCGTGGCCGCGCGCGTGCTTCATATTCCGCCGTTCATGGGCCAACAAACCGGCACTTACGCCGCAGCGAAAAAGGCGAGGCTGGCGTTGCGCCGGCCGCATTATACAAATGTGGTTTGCATACCTCATTGCCGCGTGGGTGGCGCGGCGCGCGTCGCGGGCCTGTTCTGCCAGGCGCTGGCCAAAATTTTTCCTGATGAACCAACCTTGCTGATATTAACCGACTTGTCGGTCTTCGCTCGACCGGATTGGTTCCCCGACAATATTGAGATTTTCGATCTTAGCGCGATTGTCGATGGATTGTCCGCCGCGCACAAACAAACGGTGCTCATGGATGTTCTGCGAGGCACAACTCCAGAAAGAATTGTCAACATAAATAGCCGTTTGTGCTGGGACACCTACATGGTGTTTGGCCAGCAACTATCGCAGTGGTCTCGACTTTTTGCCTATTTCTTTTGCTATGATATTAATCCGCAGGGCCATAAGGTTGGTTACCCCATTGAGTTTTTTGCTCCAAGCTATAAATTTATGAGTGGGTATTTTTTTGATAATCAAGCATTGGTCGATGAGTTGGAGTATCGCTATCTTTTGAAAAACAGTAGCGAGCATAAGTCCAAAGCTGTCTGGACGCCAATCGAGAGCGACTCCACGCTTTGCCTACATGCGCAGAAGTTGCAAAAAAAATCTGAAGTTTCGTCGAGATGGCGCGCTTTTTGGGCGGGCAGACTTGATCGGCAAAAACGCTACGATATCGTTGTCGAAATAGCCAACATGATGCCAGAGCTTGATATATGGACTTGGGGTCATGCGGTTTTGGACGGAGGATTTGACACCAAAAATCTGCCGCCGAATATGAAGTTTTTTGGCACGTTTGAATCATTTGATGATTTGCCGCTGCACGACTGTGACTTTTGGCTATACACCTCTGAGTGGGATGGTTTGCCGACGATGCTTCTGGAAACAGGAGTGCGTGGGATTGCCACCGTTGCGTCCAGAGTTGGCGGTACGGCCGATGTCATCAACGAAGAAACAGGTTGGCCAGTTGATGATTTTCTCGATCCACGCTCCTATGTCATGGCGATAAGGCAGATGATGGGAGATCCTGGCGCATGCCTGGCCAAAGCCGGTGCTTTGCGCGATTTGATTGCTGCGCGGCACAGTATGAATCACTATGCAACTGAGATCGAGGCCGCACTAAAGTGAACGCACAGGCGCAGTTTGAAATCAGCGCGATAATGACAGTTCATGGTGAAGGCGTGCTTGCAGGTTTGTCGCTGCGCAGCATGCTAGAAGCCGTCGATAATGTGCGGCATGACGCGGAAGCTGTGGAGCTGATGGTCGTGCTTGATTGTCCAGACAACGCCACGAGATCGTTTGTGGAATCGTTGTCAGTTGACGGAATGGTTGTTTTAAACACTGATTTTGCCGACCAGGGTAAGGTTCGAAATCATGCGATAAAAAATGCGCGAGGACGGTACGTTGCGTTTCTTGACGGCGATGATTTGTGGAGCTTCAATTGGCTCAGCGCCGCATGGGATATGATACGCGCATGTGATGATGGAGCTATCGTTCATCCAGAGTTTAATTGGTTGTTTGATATGTCTGGTGGAGTGTTGGAAAAGATTGAGATGTCTAATAGATTTTTTGACAAAGAATATTTGCGCGTCATGAATTATTGGGACGCATTGTGTTTTGCTTCAAAGGCTACGTATGAAACATTTCCTTATCCAGAGCGAAACATTTCCTCGGGTTTTGCCTACGAAGACTGGTATTGGAATTGCGTCACCGTGGCCAGCGGCTACGAGCATGTTGTTGCGCCAGACACCGTGCACTTCAAGAGGCGCAGATCAGGCTCGCAAACAGTCGAAGCCAGTTCACGTAGGGCTCTGCCCAGGATGAACGGTTTTTTTGATTACAAATTTTTCTCTCAAGGTGAATTTTAATTTGCGACAGTCTGATGATTGGTGAGCTGTGTGTTGACGATGCTTCACAAAGATAAAAAATTTCTTCGCGCTGTTGTGGGAGTAGATTCATCCCATTGTGATAAAGCCCTGCCGGATGATACAGTGCAGGCGCTTTTGAGAAATATTATTGAAAACCAAACCGATTCAACGCAGCGCGTAAAACTGTCCTCTTATTATCGTTCGGTGGACAAGACTGATATTGCGGATAGAATCAGCTCTATTGGAGATGATTTGGCGGCTACAGAGATGGAACCGGTTGCGATTCAGATCTTTAGGGTTTTGTTGGACGGGAAGCTATATCAAGATTGTGACTTGCTGGTGGATGCGCTTATAGATAGTCGGCAAGAAGTTGATGTTTACAAAAAAATTGGAGACATTTATCGCATTGGTGGGCGGAACGACAAGGCTATTGATGTTTTGTTGCGCGCGTGTGACGTCTGCAATAGTGCCGATAGCCTATATTATGAACTCGGCGAATTGTATGCCAAGGACGGCAACCATCGTGCTGCAGCAGATTTTTATTACAAAGCATCCGTGCTAAACCGGTCCATACTATTTTATTATTCAAAAATGAGCGAGGCTTTGTTGCGGCAAGGAGAAATGTCTAAAGCGATTGAATATACGCAGAACATTATATCGCTGGGTACGGATAACCAGTACATAGTGTTCGGGCTTGGTAAATTATTGCTTGATGCCGAGAACTACAAAGAAGCTGAGGCGCTATTCCAGCGCGCAATATCCATGGACAACACTGTTGCTATGTTTTATACGCATCTCGCTGAATGCTATAGTCGGCAAGGTAGAGTCCATGAGGCGATCGACTGTTTGAAAGGTATAATTTCGAAATTTTCTGATAAACCAAGCGTACATTACCTGCTTGCAAAGCTTTTGATCCGCACCAAGAAATTTACAGATGCCGAAGACGTAATTTCGAACGCTATATCTATAGATCCAACATCTAGCCTCTACTATCGACTTGCTGCGGAGTGTATGAGGCTGCAGGGAAAATTCGATGACGCTTGTCGATTGCTCAGACTGGCGATTAAACACGATGAGCTCAACCCAGCGCATTATTTTGAGCTATCGAGATGTTTGAAGCTCACTGGAGACTTTCTTGGCGCAGAGCTGTTACATGATAGAGCGTTGGTGTTATGCCAATCGTGAGCTGGTAAGATTTTATGCCATGCGTGCTAAATCCTGACTTTTGTAAAGCCAGTGTGGTCATTACCACCAAAAATCCTGGGCGTATATTTGACAATGTAATTGCGATGGTGCTTTCCCAAAAGACGCCATGGGACTACGAAGTCATAGTGATTGATAGCGGCTCAAAAGATGGCACTGTTGAAAAATTACGACTGCTTGATGATAAAATTACGCTGATATGTATTCGCCCAGAAGAGTTTGGTCATGGTCGCACAAGGAACTTAGGCGTTACGCATGCGCAAGGAGATTATGTTGCATTTCTCACGCATGATGCGGTGCCCGCAACATCCGAATGGTTAAGTGAACTTGTCACAGCATTAGAGCTTGATGTTACTGCTTGCGCCGCTTTTGGCCGACACATCGCACACAATGATGCAGATCCATTTACGAAGCGAGATCTGCAGGCTCACTTTGACTTTTTGGGCTCCACCACAACGGTGCAATCAAAATTCAGCGACCACATTCTTTACGATACTCAGATAAGGCATCGGCAGTTCTTACATTTTTATTCAGATAATAATTCTTGTTTGAGGAAATCGGTATGGAAGGTCTATCCATATCCTGATGCGGAATTTGCCGAAGACCAGATCTGGGCTGCCACCGTGATCGATGCTGGTTTTAGCCGAGTGTACGCTCATTCAGCAGTGGTAAAACATTCTCACGATTATTCTTCCATCGGCACTTTCCGTAGGGCGTTTGATGAATCTGCTGCTTTTCAAAGGATATTTGGCTATTCATTGTGTGCAAGCCTTGTTAGAGGGATGTTGTCGGCGGCCAGCTGCTGCATGCATGACATGCAATATGCGTTGATCAATAAACTGCCATTACGACGTGTCATCTCGAGAATTATACGAAACATATTGCGCAGTTTCGGTCATTATTTGGGTGCCAAAATTGACCAAATCCCAACGAGCGTAGCCATGCAACTATCGTTAGATAAAAAGCTATATCGTTCTTGATTTCAGGTGGATGTAATGGTTTTTTCTCATATCAGGGACGGGCTGCATGCCCTCCTGGTCAGGGGCTATGGCCTGATTGCACCCAAGCAATCCGTCGACAAAAGATTTGATTTCGTTTCATGCGCTCCCTTTGGTCCTTCACACAAAGATGTGAAGCCATCATGCAACACCGTCAACTGGTTCGTCCCACCAATTGGTTATGGGAGTGGTGGCCATTTGAACATCGTAAGATTTATTAAACTGCTAGAGGATGATGGATTTGAATGCAGGATTGTTGTTACAAATGAATTTCGCCCGTATGATAATAAAAAAATAGCATCGCAAATTTCGGAATGGTTTGCGCCAGTCAAAGCAAAAGTATATTTGCATCCACAAGATACAATTCCTGCGGCGCATATATCAGTCGCTACTGGTTGGCAGACTGCTTATCCAGTAAAATATTTTTCGGGTAGCGCGCATAAGTATTATTTTGTTCAAGATTATGAACCATATTTTTATCCTTTGGGCACCGAGTACTTTTTGGCTGAGGATACATATCGTTTTGGATTCACGGGGATTGCTTTAGGCTCGTGGTTAGCGGACATGCTTAGTGCTCAATACGGAATGCGAATGTATGGAATAGGTTTTTCATATGATGATGATCTGTATACGCCGCGATTAGATAAAGATTGTTCCGGGCCTAAACGCTTGTTGTTCTATGCGCGACCGGAAACACCTCGCCGTGCATTTGAACTTGGTGTTTTAGCTATAAACGATGTGAAAAAACATATGCCGTCAGTTGATGTTCTCCTGGTCGGTGGAAACTTGAGCCGATATAATCTTCCTTTTTCATTTAAAGATTGTGGCAGATTGCCTATTTCCGAGCTTCCGCATTTGTACTCACAGTGCGATGCCGCCTTGGTGCTATCAATGACCAATTTATCGCTTTTGCCTCTTGAAATTATGGCGTGCGGTTGTCCTGTGATCAGCAACTGCGGACCCAATGTTGAATGGATGCTGAACAGCACCAATTGTAAGCTCAGCCGGCCTACTGTCTCAGGATTGGCAGAAGCAATCATTTCGGTTCTCTCAGACGAGCGCGAACGAAAGCAGTTGATAAAAAATGGTCTTGACTATGCCAGATCAACAAGCTGGAAAGAGGAGGCAAAAAAAGTCGCGCAAATATTCCGGCAAACTTATAATGAATAGTCATGGTCGTATCAGCATGGCAAATGAGTTTTCATCTGATTTGAATAATTTCAGACATGTGGTGGTTGGTGCTGGTGGCTTTTTGGGCACAAACATTTCCGCTGGTTTCAAAAAATCGAATCTAGACTTGCTATGCATCGATGCTTGCGAACGGCCAAAGTATTCTAACCATGCCGGCGAAAAAAATTGGCTATCCGGCACGTTGTCAGACAAGGAATTCTTTGTTGAACATCTGAAACCCAACGACATTGTATACCATTTGGTCAGCACGACAAACCCAAGCAACTCGGACCTTGCGCCAGATAAAGATGTTGAAGATAACTTGATAGGATCCCTGAAATTGTTCCAGGCGTGCAGTGAAAGACGTATTAAAAAGCTTATTTTTATTTCTTCTGGCGGCACCATATATGGGCCTGACGCTCCCGTCCCAACTCCTGAATTTGCAGACACATCACCGATTTGCTCTTATGGGGCAACCAAACTCGCTATTGAAAAATATCTGGAAATTTTTCGTAAGCAGCATGGACTTGACTATATCATATTTCGTGTCTCCAACGCTTATGGCCCATTTCAGATCGCGCGAGGTCAAGGCATAATTGCAATGGCTCTGCACAGGTTTTTCCATGATGAACCGCTGGAAATTTGGGGAGACGGCAGTGCAGTACGTGATTACATCTTTGTCGATGACATCGTGTCAGCCGTTTTGATGGGCGCCGCGTCGTCGACGCAATCTCCTCGGCTCTATAACCTTGGCAGCGGAGTTGGCCACTCGGTCAACGAGGTCGTTGAGGCGCTCAATTTTGCCCTTGGCGGCAGACTTGAAACGGTCAGGCGTGAAGGCAGAAGTGTGGACGTTCCTCGTAGCATTTTGGACATTGAGCGGATCAAGCTACACTTGAATTGGCGGCCAAAAATTGACCTTAAGGCAGGAATCAGCGCTACGGTGAATTGGTATAGAGAGTTCATTCGATGCTCGGGGCAAGACCATAACCACGAATATTCTCGTGCCGACGAAAAAATAAATTAATGGCGCTGCAAGCATGGTAGGCACATTTCGCAAGGCTTTGATCACGGTTATAATTGTCAATTATAATGCGAAGACGCATTTGGCAAGATGCCTGGATGCCTTGCGCGAACAAACCGTGCAAGACTTTCATATTGTCCTCGTTGACAACGCCTCCACCGACGGATCGCTGAACGAAATTTACACCAACGAAAACCTAACCGTGGTTCGCCTTGCAGAGAATGTAGGTTTTGCCGCGGCCAACAACATTGGGGCGCTAAGATCGCAAAGCGAATTCATTGCATTGCTCAACCCAGATGCTTTTCCCGCGCCGACTTGGCTCGAAAAACTCATGGAGCACGCAAAAGCCTACCCAGAATACGCGGCGTTCGGCTCAACTCAGTTGCTTGACGCCAATTCTGACCTGTTGGATGGCGCTGGCGATGTTTTGTATTTTTTTGGTTTGCCGCGGCGTTCGAAACACCTCGAACGCGCAATACCTCTGCCGCCGACTCGGGAAGTTTTCAGTCCATGCGCCGCTGCCGCTTTGTATCGTCGGCATCTTTTCGTGGGTGTTGGCGGCTTGGACGAGGCGTTTTTTTGCTATTGCGAAGACGTTGATTTGGGCTTCAGGTTAAGGTTGCGCGGGTATAAATGTTTGCAGGTCGCCGACGCGATAGTGCGGCATGTCGGCGGGGGCTCAAGCGGACAAATTTCAGGGTTTGCCGAGCGACATGGCCATAGAAACGCTTTATGGATGCACATAAAAAACATGCCAATGCCGTTGTTGGCGCTGACCCTACCATGTCACTTCATTGCCGAGTTTGCCAAAGCAATTTTCGACATTGCAAGCCCAAGCCGTGGCCGTCTTGCGCAACGCGCGCATAACGTTAAATGCCGAATCCAAGGGATTTGCGAGGCGTTGGCGCAAATAGGTCCGATGATGCTTCAACGGAGGATCATCCAAGAAAAGCGTGTGATCTCCAGCTGTTCCGTGGCCAGGACGCTCTGCTGGCGTCCGTGGGCTAGTTGATTTCCGTGGACATTTTTTCGGGCAATGCGCGCTGAATCGCGGCGTCTTGCCCGCTGTTATACGATGTGCGGAACGTGCCCATTGTCGTAGCCAGATTGGCCGCTTGCGCCGCACCTTGCCCAGTGGCGTTATCTATTTCGCGCAGAGAATTGCTTATGCCGGCGATGCCCGTGTCTTGTTCTTGAGATGACATGGCCACCCCCGCCATCAATTCGGCCGCTTGCTCGATTATCTGTTGCACGCCGCCAAATGCTTCGTGGGTGGCGGTGACCAATTCGCCACTTTCTTGAATCTTGCCAATGGTGCCATCGATGAGTTGGGCGGTGTTGCGCGCGGCCTCGGCCACGCGCAGGGCCAGGCTGCGCACCTCGCCCGCCACCACGGCAAAACCTGCGCCGGCCTCGCCGGCCCGGGCCGCCTCGACGGCGGCGTTGAGGGCCAAGAGGTTGGTTTGGAAGGCTATCTCGTCGATGGTCTTCATGATATTGGCGACTTGGCGGCTTGATTCACGCAGCTCATCCATCGCCCCGGAAAGATTGGCGATACTTTTGCCGGACTGCACGACTTGCGCGGTCACCGCGCTCATCAGATCGGCGGCGGTCTTGGCGTCGGCCGCGTTTTCCCTGGTCAGGGCCGTGATGTCGTTGGCCGCGTGGGAAATCTGCTCGATGGCCGCGGCCTGTTGGCCGGCTTGTACGCCCGTGGCCGCGGCGACTTGCTGGGAATGGCCGATGACGTCGTTGAGTTTTTGCACGAAACGATTGAGCAACTTGGCTGCTTGCCCTATTTCATCCCTGCTTTGAATGGGCATTTCCAGAGTCAGGTCAACGTCATATTGGGTGAGCATTTCGACGAGCTTGGCCATTGGCTGGTCGACAAAACGTCGTACGG
Protein-coding regions in this window:
- a CDS encoding glycosyltransferase family 2 protein, giving the protein MVGTFRKALITVIIVNYNAKTHLARCLDALREQTVQDFHIVLVDNASTDGSLNEIYTNENLTVVRLAENVGFAAANNIGALRSQSEFIALLNPDAFPAPTWLEKLMEHAKAYPEYAAFGSTQLLDANSDLLDGAGDVLYFFGLPRRSKHLERAIPLPPTREVFSPCAAAALYRRHLFVGVGGLDEAFFCYCEDVDLGFRLRLRGYKCLQVADAIVRHVGGGSSGQISGFAERHGHRNALWMHIKNMPMPLLALTLPCHFIAEFAKAIFDIASPSRGRLAQRAHNVKCRIQGICEALAQIGPMMLQRRIIQEKRVISSCSVARTLCWRPWAS
- a CDS encoding methyl-accepting chemotaxis protein, coding for MKLRTKLLISLALVLITALCAVQIFQYNWTINLVSEMTAHRLEMLEQSEKQQADNLFFTIERAVQGSLVRGEMEKFTSLLESLRQLKGLEEVSLFSAAGVATHSSNRKFLGSRLDKTMAAKVLNEPQTHYRQTQNALEIYQPHKVSADCIRCHISWRNGEIRGVTFYRFSTAALRQAEAEAADNMAVLKANSLQTALAAVAGVLVLVALCLFLTVRRFVDQPMAKLVEMLTQYDVDLTLEMPIQSRDEIGQAAKLLNRFVQKLNDVIGHSQQVAAATGVQAGQQAAAIEQISHAANDITALTRENAADAKTAADLMSAVTAQVVQSGKSIANLSGAMDELRESSRQVANIMKTIDEIAFQTNLLALNAAVEAARAGEAGAGFAVVAGEVRSLALRVAEAARNTAQLIDGTIGKIQESGELVTATHEAFGGVQQIIEQAAELMAGVAMSSQEQDTGIAGISNSLREIDNATGQGAAQAANLATTMGTFRTSYNSGQDAAIQRALPEKMSTEIN